One genomic segment of Cervus canadensis isolate Bull #8, Minnesota chromosome 14, ASM1932006v1, whole genome shotgun sequence includes these proteins:
- the TOPORS gene encoding E3 ubiquitin-protein ligase Topors isoform X2 — MGSQQPPGSPLSREEGEAPPPTPASEGRRRSRRVRLRGSCRHRPSLLGRRELATSAPARPAPASSEIMASAAKEFKMDNFSPKAGTSKLQQTVPADASPDSKCPICLDRFDNVSYLDRCLHKFCFRCVQEWSKNKAECPLCKQPFDSIFHSVRAEDDFKEYVLRPSYNGSFATPDVRRFRYRTTMTRERSASVYSPSSTVNRRTTTPPDSGVLFEGLSISARPRDGEIPPFMRQISIRRPATADERSLRKIQEQDIINFRRTLYRAGARVRNIEDGGRYRDISAEFFRRNPACLHRLVPWLKRELTVLFGAHGSLVNIVQHIIMSNVTRYDLESQAFVSDLRPFLLNRTEHFIHEFISFARSPFNMAAFDQHANYDCPAPSYEEGSHSDSSVITISPDEAETQELDVNVATVSQAPWDDETPGPSYSSSEQVHAAMSSLLNTSDSSDEELVTGRATSQIQGVQTNEDLNNDSDSSSDNCVIVGFVKPLAERTPELVELSSDSEVELGSYEKMETMKAQEQEQSYSSGDSDVSRCSSPRSVVGKDEQINKGQCDSGTKISSKKEEKRSISLSSLRDLSSSLRGDRVYSPYTRRHRKRGRSRSSDSHSQSRSGHDQKNRRKHHGKKRMKGKRSRSRESSRPRGRRDKKRSRTRDSSWSRRSQTLSLSSESSSRSRSRSSDRGKRRSRSRNRDRYYLRNNYGSRYKWEYTYYSRNKDRDGYESSYRRRTLSRAHYSRQSSSPELRIQSFSERTNARKKNNHSERKYYYYERHRSRSLSSSRSKTASTGPDRVRNEKPGGKRKYKTRHLEGTSDVAQPSHEFASKVKEGHYSKSSKLDGSYKNESDSFSDSRSSDRETKHKRRKRRTRSLSVEIVYEGKATDTTRHHKKKKKKHKRKHKKHHGDNASRSPVVITIDSDSDKDSEVKENIECDPSGPQDPLQSEFLAPFESKDVVTIEDEFGVLSKECDITILNNNFNNANKTVDNISPQAASIEQTLDVREESTFASDLENQPSNVSFQTEPSRTSSLMSVSLGRDHDVS; from the coding sequence aTAATGGCATCAGCCGCTAAGGaatttaaaatggacaacttttCACCTAAAGCTGGCACTAGCAAATTGCAACAGACAGTACCAGCTGATGCATCTCCCGATTCTAAGTGTCCTATATGCTTGGATAGATTTGATAATGTGTCTTACTTAGATCGCTGTTTACATAAGTTCTGTTTTCGCTGTGTACAGGAGTGGTCAAAAAACAAAGCCGAATGCCCACTATGTAAGCAGCCCTTTGATTCTATTTTTCATTCTGTGAGGGCAGAAGATGACTTCAAGGAATATGTCCTAAGACCTTCATACAATGGCTCTTTTGCCACTCCTGATGTCCGACGATTCCGCTATCGCACAACTATGACAAGGGAACGAAGTGCTTCTGTTTATTCACCTAGTAGTACCGTGAATAGAAGAACAACAACTCCACCAGACAGTGGAGTACTATTTGAAGGGTTAAGCATTTCAGCGAGACCTAGAGATGGTGAAATTCCTCCATTTATGAGACAGATTTCAATAAGAAGGCCAGCTACTGCAGATGAGAGATCTTTGCGGAAAATTCAAGAACAGGATATCATTAATTTTAGGCGAACTCTCTATCGTGCTGGTGCTCGAGTTAGAAATATTGAAGATGGTGGTCGCTACAGGGACATTTCAGCTGAATTTTTCCGTAGAAATCCAGCTTGCCTTCACAGATTAGTCCCCTGGTTAAAACGTGAACTCACAGTTCTCTTTGGAGCTCATGGATCTTTGGTGAATATCGTCCAGCACATCATCATGAGCAATGTTACTCGCTATGACTTGGAGAGTCAGGCCTTTGTGTCTGATTTGAGGCCGTTTTTGCTTAATCGGACTGAGCATTTTATACATGAATTTATCAGTTTTGCTCGCTCTCCATTTAACATGGCAGCCTTTGATCAGCATGCTAATTATGATTGCCCTGCTCCTTCATATGAAGAAGGTAGCCATTCTGATTCTTCAGTCATAACAATATCTCCAGATGAAGCTGAGACCCAAGAGCTGGATGTTAATGTAGCCACTGTTAGTCAAGCACCATGGGATGATGAAACTCCAGGACCTTCTTACTCAAGCTCAGAGCAGGTGCATGCTGCCATGTCTTCCCTTTTAAATACTTCAGACAGTTCAGATGAAGAACTTGTAACAGGAAGAGCTACATCTCAGATACAAGGAGTACAGACCAATGAGGACCTAAATAATGACAGTGATTCTTCTTCAGATAACTGTGTCATTGTTGGATTTGTTAAACCTCTAGCGGAGAGGACCCCAGAACTTGTTGAACTGTCCTCTGATTCTGAGGTGGAGTTAGGTTCTTATGAGAAAATGGAGACCATGAAGGCACAAGAACAAGAGCAGTCTTACAGTTCTGGTGATAGTGATGTTAGTAGATGTTCATCTCCACGCTCTGTCGTTGGAAaggatgaacaaataaataaaggtcAGTGTGATTCTGGTACAAAAATCAGctcaaagaaggaagagaaacgaTCTATATCATTGTCCTCTCTCAGAGACCTGAGCTCATCCCTCAGAGGAGACAGAGTATATTCCCCATATACCCGCAGACACAGAAAGAGGGGAAGATCGAGAAGTTCAGATTCACATTCCCAGAGTAGGAGTGGGCATGATCAGAAGAATCGCAGAAAGCATCatgggaagaaaagaatgaaaggcaAGCGATCCAGAAGCAGGGAGAGTAGTAGACCTAGAGGTAGAAGAGACAAGAAGAGATCAAGAACCAGAGATAGCAGTTGGTCAAGAAGAAGCCAAACTCTGTCTCTAAGTAGTGAAAGTTCTAGCAGATCAAGATCTCGTAGCAGTGATCGTGGTAAAAGAAGATCACGGAGCAGAAATCGAGATCGTTACTATTTGAGAAATAATTATGGCAGCAGATATAAGTGGGAGTATACTTACTATAGTAGAAACAAGGACAGGGATGGCTACGAGTCATCTTACAGGAGGAGGACTCTGTCCAGAGCTCACTATTCCAGACAATCGTCAAGTCCAGAACTTAGAATTCAGTCCTTTTCTGAAAGAACAAACGCTCggaagaaaaataatcacagTGAAAGGAAATACTACTACTATGAAAGGCATAGATCAAGGAGCCTGTCTAGTAGTAGATCAAAGACTGCATCTACAGGGCCTGACCGGGTGAGAAATGAAAAGCCTGGTGGGAAACGAAAGTACAAAACACGGCATTTGGAGGGTACTAGTGATGTTGCTCAACCATCACATGAATTTGCTTCTAAAGTAAAGGAAGGTCACTATTCAAAATCATCAAAATTGGATGGAAGCTACAAAAATGAGAGTGACAGCTTTTCAGATAGCCGGTCATCAGACAGAGAGACAAAGcacaagaggagaaaaaggaggaccCGCAGCCTGAGTGTAGAGATAGTTTATGAAGGGAAAGCTACCGATACAACCAGacaccataaaaagaaaaagaagaaacataagaGGAAGCATAAGAAACACCATGGTGATAATGCTTCACGTTCCCCAGTTGTGATTACCATTGACAGTGACAGTGATAAAGACTCTGAAGTAAAAGAGAATATAGAATGTGACCCTAGTGGTCCTCAAGACCCTCTCCAAAGTGAATTTTTGGCTCCATTTGAATCTAAAGATGTAGTTACAATAGAAGATGAATTTGGTGTCCTGAGCAAGGAGTGTGATATTACCATACTTAATAACAACTTCAATAATGCCAATAAAACTGTGGATAATATATCACCCCAGGCAGCTTCAATTGAACAAACTCTTGATGTAAGAGAAGAGAGCACCTTTGCCTCTGATTTGGAGAATCAACCCAGTAATGTCTCTTTTCAGACTGAGCCATCAAGGACATCATCATTAATGTCAGTGTCTCTTGGTAGAGACCATGATGTGTCTTAA
- the TOPORS gene encoding E3 ubiquitin-protein ligase Topors isoform X3 has translation MQIFSLKLFLKIMASAAKEFKMDNFSPKAGTSKLQQTVPADASPDSKCPICLDRFDNVSYLDRCLHKFCFRCVQEWSKNKAECPLCKQPFDSIFHSVRAEDDFKEYVLRPSYNGSFATPDVRRFRYRTTMTRERSASVYSPSSTVNRRTTTPPDSGVLFEGLSISARPRDGEIPPFMRQISIRRPATADERSLRKIQEQDIINFRRTLYRAGARVRNIEDGGRYRDISAEFFRRNPACLHRLVPWLKRELTVLFGAHGSLVNIVQHIIMSNVTRYDLESQAFVSDLRPFLLNRTEHFIHEFISFARSPFNMAAFDQHANYDCPAPSYEEGSHSDSSVITISPDEAETQELDVNVATVSQAPWDDETPGPSYSSSEQVHAAMSSLLNTSDSSDEELVTGRATSQIQGVQTNEDLNNDSDSSSDNCVIVGFVKPLAERTPELVELSSDSEVELGSYEKMETMKAQEQEQSYSSGDSDVSRCSSPRSVVGKDEQINKGQCDSGTKISSKKEEKRSISLSSLRDLSSSLRGDRVYSPYTRRHRKRGRSRSSDSHSQSRSGHDQKNRRKHHGKKRMKGKRSRSRESSRPRGRRDKKRSRTRDSSWSRRSQTLSLSSESSSRSRSRSSDRGKRRSRSRNRDRYYLRNNYGSRYKWEYTYYSRNKDRDGYESSYRRRTLSRAHYSRQSSSPELRIQSFSERTNARKKNNHSERKYYYYERHRSRSLSSSRSKTASTGPDRVRNEKPGGKRKYKTRHLEGTSDVAQPSHEFASKVKEGHYSKSSKLDGSYKNESDSFSDSRSSDRETKHKRRKRRTRSLSVEIVYEGKATDTTRHHKKKKKKHKRKHKKHHGDNASRSPVVITIDSDSDKDSEVKENIECDPSGPQDPLQSEFLAPFESKDVVTIEDEFGVLSKECDITILNNNFNNANKTVDNISPQAASIEQTLDVREESTFASDLENQPSNVSFQTEPSRTSSLMSVSLGRDHDVS, from the exons ATGCAAATTTTCTCactaaagctatttttaaag aTAATGGCATCAGCCGCTAAGGaatttaaaatggacaacttttCACCTAAAGCTGGCACTAGCAAATTGCAACAGACAGTACCAGCTGATGCATCTCCCGATTCTAAGTGTCCTATATGCTTGGATAGATTTGATAATGTGTCTTACTTAGATCGCTGTTTACATAAGTTCTGTTTTCGCTGTGTACAGGAGTGGTCAAAAAACAAAGCCGAATGCCCACTATGTAAGCAGCCCTTTGATTCTATTTTTCATTCTGTGAGGGCAGAAGATGACTTCAAGGAATATGTCCTAAGACCTTCATACAATGGCTCTTTTGCCACTCCTGATGTCCGACGATTCCGCTATCGCACAACTATGACAAGGGAACGAAGTGCTTCTGTTTATTCACCTAGTAGTACCGTGAATAGAAGAACAACAACTCCACCAGACAGTGGAGTACTATTTGAAGGGTTAAGCATTTCAGCGAGACCTAGAGATGGTGAAATTCCTCCATTTATGAGACAGATTTCAATAAGAAGGCCAGCTACTGCAGATGAGAGATCTTTGCGGAAAATTCAAGAACAGGATATCATTAATTTTAGGCGAACTCTCTATCGTGCTGGTGCTCGAGTTAGAAATATTGAAGATGGTGGTCGCTACAGGGACATTTCAGCTGAATTTTTCCGTAGAAATCCAGCTTGCCTTCACAGATTAGTCCCCTGGTTAAAACGTGAACTCACAGTTCTCTTTGGAGCTCATGGATCTTTGGTGAATATCGTCCAGCACATCATCATGAGCAATGTTACTCGCTATGACTTGGAGAGTCAGGCCTTTGTGTCTGATTTGAGGCCGTTTTTGCTTAATCGGACTGAGCATTTTATACATGAATTTATCAGTTTTGCTCGCTCTCCATTTAACATGGCAGCCTTTGATCAGCATGCTAATTATGATTGCCCTGCTCCTTCATATGAAGAAGGTAGCCATTCTGATTCTTCAGTCATAACAATATCTCCAGATGAAGCTGAGACCCAAGAGCTGGATGTTAATGTAGCCACTGTTAGTCAAGCACCATGGGATGATGAAACTCCAGGACCTTCTTACTCAAGCTCAGAGCAGGTGCATGCTGCCATGTCTTCCCTTTTAAATACTTCAGACAGTTCAGATGAAGAACTTGTAACAGGAAGAGCTACATCTCAGATACAAGGAGTACAGACCAATGAGGACCTAAATAATGACAGTGATTCTTCTTCAGATAACTGTGTCATTGTTGGATTTGTTAAACCTCTAGCGGAGAGGACCCCAGAACTTGTTGAACTGTCCTCTGATTCTGAGGTGGAGTTAGGTTCTTATGAGAAAATGGAGACCATGAAGGCACAAGAACAAGAGCAGTCTTACAGTTCTGGTGATAGTGATGTTAGTAGATGTTCATCTCCACGCTCTGTCGTTGGAAaggatgaacaaataaataaaggtcAGTGTGATTCTGGTACAAAAATCAGctcaaagaaggaagagaaacgaTCTATATCATTGTCCTCTCTCAGAGACCTGAGCTCATCCCTCAGAGGAGACAGAGTATATTCCCCATATACCCGCAGACACAGAAAGAGGGGAAGATCGAGAAGTTCAGATTCACATTCCCAGAGTAGGAGTGGGCATGATCAGAAGAATCGCAGAAAGCATCatgggaagaaaagaatgaaaggcaAGCGATCCAGAAGCAGGGAGAGTAGTAGACCTAGAGGTAGAAGAGACAAGAAGAGATCAAGAACCAGAGATAGCAGTTGGTCAAGAAGAAGCCAAACTCTGTCTCTAAGTAGTGAAAGTTCTAGCAGATCAAGATCTCGTAGCAGTGATCGTGGTAAAAGAAGATCACGGAGCAGAAATCGAGATCGTTACTATTTGAGAAATAATTATGGCAGCAGATATAAGTGGGAGTATACTTACTATAGTAGAAACAAGGACAGGGATGGCTACGAGTCATCTTACAGGAGGAGGACTCTGTCCAGAGCTCACTATTCCAGACAATCGTCAAGTCCAGAACTTAGAATTCAGTCCTTTTCTGAAAGAACAAACGCTCggaagaaaaataatcacagTGAAAGGAAATACTACTACTATGAAAGGCATAGATCAAGGAGCCTGTCTAGTAGTAGATCAAAGACTGCATCTACAGGGCCTGACCGGGTGAGAAATGAAAAGCCTGGTGGGAAACGAAAGTACAAAACACGGCATTTGGAGGGTACTAGTGATGTTGCTCAACCATCACATGAATTTGCTTCTAAAGTAAAGGAAGGTCACTATTCAAAATCATCAAAATTGGATGGAAGCTACAAAAATGAGAGTGACAGCTTTTCAGATAGCCGGTCATCAGACAGAGAGACAAAGcacaagaggagaaaaaggaggaccCGCAGCCTGAGTGTAGAGATAGTTTATGAAGGGAAAGCTACCGATACAACCAGacaccataaaaagaaaaagaagaaacataagaGGAAGCATAAGAAACACCATGGTGATAATGCTTCACGTTCCCCAGTTGTGATTACCATTGACAGTGACAGTGATAAAGACTCTGAAGTAAAAGAGAATATAGAATGTGACCCTAGTGGTCCTCAAGACCCTCTCCAAAGTGAATTTTTGGCTCCATTTGAATCTAAAGATGTAGTTACAATAGAAGATGAATTTGGTGTCCTGAGCAAGGAGTGTGATATTACCATACTTAATAACAACTTCAATAATGCCAATAAAACTGTGGATAATATATCACCCCAGGCAGCTTCAATTGAACAAACTCTTGATGTAAGAGAAGAGAGCACCTTTGCCTCTGATTTGGAGAATCAACCCAGTAATGTCTCTTTTCAGACTGAGCCATCAAGGACATCATCATTAATGTCAGTGTCTCTTGGTAGAGACCATGATGTGTCTTAA
- the TOPORS gene encoding E3 ubiquitin-protein ligase Topors isoform X1 produces the protein MRDKGSQQPPGSPLSREEGEAPPPTPASEGRRRSRRVRLRGSCRHRPSLLGRRELATSAPARPAPASSEIMASAAKEFKMDNFSPKAGTSKLQQTVPADASPDSKCPICLDRFDNVSYLDRCLHKFCFRCVQEWSKNKAECPLCKQPFDSIFHSVRAEDDFKEYVLRPSYNGSFATPDVRRFRYRTTMTRERSASVYSPSSTVNRRTTTPPDSGVLFEGLSISARPRDGEIPPFMRQISIRRPATADERSLRKIQEQDIINFRRTLYRAGARVRNIEDGGRYRDISAEFFRRNPACLHRLVPWLKRELTVLFGAHGSLVNIVQHIIMSNVTRYDLESQAFVSDLRPFLLNRTEHFIHEFISFARSPFNMAAFDQHANYDCPAPSYEEGSHSDSSVITISPDEAETQELDVNVATVSQAPWDDETPGPSYSSSEQVHAAMSSLLNTSDSSDEELVTGRATSQIQGVQTNEDLNNDSDSSSDNCVIVGFVKPLAERTPELVELSSDSEVELGSYEKMETMKAQEQEQSYSSGDSDVSRCSSPRSVVGKDEQINKGQCDSGTKISSKKEEKRSISLSSLRDLSSSLRGDRVYSPYTRRHRKRGRSRSSDSHSQSRSGHDQKNRRKHHGKKRMKGKRSRSRESSRPRGRRDKKRSRTRDSSWSRRSQTLSLSSESSSRSRSRSSDRGKRRSRSRNRDRYYLRNNYGSRYKWEYTYYSRNKDRDGYESSYRRRTLSRAHYSRQSSSPELRIQSFSERTNARKKNNHSERKYYYYERHRSRSLSSSRSKTASTGPDRVRNEKPGGKRKYKTRHLEGTSDVAQPSHEFASKVKEGHYSKSSKLDGSYKNESDSFSDSRSSDRETKHKRRKRRTRSLSVEIVYEGKATDTTRHHKKKKKKHKRKHKKHHGDNASRSPVVITIDSDSDKDSEVKENIECDPSGPQDPLQSEFLAPFESKDVVTIEDEFGVLSKECDITILNNNFNNANKTVDNISPQAASIEQTLDVREESTFASDLENQPSNVSFQTEPSRTSSLMSVSLGRDHDVS, from the coding sequence aTAATGGCATCAGCCGCTAAGGaatttaaaatggacaacttttCACCTAAAGCTGGCACTAGCAAATTGCAACAGACAGTACCAGCTGATGCATCTCCCGATTCTAAGTGTCCTATATGCTTGGATAGATTTGATAATGTGTCTTACTTAGATCGCTGTTTACATAAGTTCTGTTTTCGCTGTGTACAGGAGTGGTCAAAAAACAAAGCCGAATGCCCACTATGTAAGCAGCCCTTTGATTCTATTTTTCATTCTGTGAGGGCAGAAGATGACTTCAAGGAATATGTCCTAAGACCTTCATACAATGGCTCTTTTGCCACTCCTGATGTCCGACGATTCCGCTATCGCACAACTATGACAAGGGAACGAAGTGCTTCTGTTTATTCACCTAGTAGTACCGTGAATAGAAGAACAACAACTCCACCAGACAGTGGAGTACTATTTGAAGGGTTAAGCATTTCAGCGAGACCTAGAGATGGTGAAATTCCTCCATTTATGAGACAGATTTCAATAAGAAGGCCAGCTACTGCAGATGAGAGATCTTTGCGGAAAATTCAAGAACAGGATATCATTAATTTTAGGCGAACTCTCTATCGTGCTGGTGCTCGAGTTAGAAATATTGAAGATGGTGGTCGCTACAGGGACATTTCAGCTGAATTTTTCCGTAGAAATCCAGCTTGCCTTCACAGATTAGTCCCCTGGTTAAAACGTGAACTCACAGTTCTCTTTGGAGCTCATGGATCTTTGGTGAATATCGTCCAGCACATCATCATGAGCAATGTTACTCGCTATGACTTGGAGAGTCAGGCCTTTGTGTCTGATTTGAGGCCGTTTTTGCTTAATCGGACTGAGCATTTTATACATGAATTTATCAGTTTTGCTCGCTCTCCATTTAACATGGCAGCCTTTGATCAGCATGCTAATTATGATTGCCCTGCTCCTTCATATGAAGAAGGTAGCCATTCTGATTCTTCAGTCATAACAATATCTCCAGATGAAGCTGAGACCCAAGAGCTGGATGTTAATGTAGCCACTGTTAGTCAAGCACCATGGGATGATGAAACTCCAGGACCTTCTTACTCAAGCTCAGAGCAGGTGCATGCTGCCATGTCTTCCCTTTTAAATACTTCAGACAGTTCAGATGAAGAACTTGTAACAGGAAGAGCTACATCTCAGATACAAGGAGTACAGACCAATGAGGACCTAAATAATGACAGTGATTCTTCTTCAGATAACTGTGTCATTGTTGGATTTGTTAAACCTCTAGCGGAGAGGACCCCAGAACTTGTTGAACTGTCCTCTGATTCTGAGGTGGAGTTAGGTTCTTATGAGAAAATGGAGACCATGAAGGCACAAGAACAAGAGCAGTCTTACAGTTCTGGTGATAGTGATGTTAGTAGATGTTCATCTCCACGCTCTGTCGTTGGAAaggatgaacaaataaataaaggtcAGTGTGATTCTGGTACAAAAATCAGctcaaagaaggaagagaaacgaTCTATATCATTGTCCTCTCTCAGAGACCTGAGCTCATCCCTCAGAGGAGACAGAGTATATTCCCCATATACCCGCAGACACAGAAAGAGGGGAAGATCGAGAAGTTCAGATTCACATTCCCAGAGTAGGAGTGGGCATGATCAGAAGAATCGCAGAAAGCATCatgggaagaaaagaatgaaaggcaAGCGATCCAGAAGCAGGGAGAGTAGTAGACCTAGAGGTAGAAGAGACAAGAAGAGATCAAGAACCAGAGATAGCAGTTGGTCAAGAAGAAGCCAAACTCTGTCTCTAAGTAGTGAAAGTTCTAGCAGATCAAGATCTCGTAGCAGTGATCGTGGTAAAAGAAGATCACGGAGCAGAAATCGAGATCGTTACTATTTGAGAAATAATTATGGCAGCAGATATAAGTGGGAGTATACTTACTATAGTAGAAACAAGGACAGGGATGGCTACGAGTCATCTTACAGGAGGAGGACTCTGTCCAGAGCTCACTATTCCAGACAATCGTCAAGTCCAGAACTTAGAATTCAGTCCTTTTCTGAAAGAACAAACGCTCggaagaaaaataatcacagTGAAAGGAAATACTACTACTATGAAAGGCATAGATCAAGGAGCCTGTCTAGTAGTAGATCAAAGACTGCATCTACAGGGCCTGACCGGGTGAGAAATGAAAAGCCTGGTGGGAAACGAAAGTACAAAACACGGCATTTGGAGGGTACTAGTGATGTTGCTCAACCATCACATGAATTTGCTTCTAAAGTAAAGGAAGGTCACTATTCAAAATCATCAAAATTGGATGGAAGCTACAAAAATGAGAGTGACAGCTTTTCAGATAGCCGGTCATCAGACAGAGAGACAAAGcacaagaggagaaaaaggaggaccCGCAGCCTGAGTGTAGAGATAGTTTATGAAGGGAAAGCTACCGATACAACCAGacaccataaaaagaaaaagaagaaacataagaGGAAGCATAAGAAACACCATGGTGATAATGCTTCACGTTCCCCAGTTGTGATTACCATTGACAGTGACAGTGATAAAGACTCTGAAGTAAAAGAGAATATAGAATGTGACCCTAGTGGTCCTCAAGACCCTCTCCAAAGTGAATTTTTGGCTCCATTTGAATCTAAAGATGTAGTTACAATAGAAGATGAATTTGGTGTCCTGAGCAAGGAGTGTGATATTACCATACTTAATAACAACTTCAATAATGCCAATAAAACTGTGGATAATATATCACCCCAGGCAGCTTCAATTGAACAAACTCTTGATGTAAGAGAAGAGAGCACCTTTGCCTCTGATTTGGAGAATCAACCCAGTAATGTCTCTTTTCAGACTGAGCCATCAAGGACATCATCATTAATGTCAGTGTCTCTTGGTAGAGACCATGATGTGTCTTAA
- the LOC122453332 gene encoding UPF0415 protein C7orf25 homolog encodes MAERGYSFSLTTFSPSGKLVQIEYALAAVAGGAPSVGIKAANGVVLATEKKQKSILYDERSVHKVEPISKHIGLVYSGMGPDYRVLVHRARKLAQQYYLVYQEPIPTAQLVQRVASVMQEYTQSGGVRPFGVSLLICGWNEGRPYLFQSDPSGAYFAWKATAMGKNYVNGKTFLEKRYNEDLELEDAIHTAILTLKERNNAVSMSAHSMLCERITIAKELIKRAESLSRSRKGGIEGGAKLCSKLKAELKFLQKVEAGKVAIKESHLQSTNLTHLRAIVESAENLEEVVSVLHVFGYTDTFGEKQTLVVDVVANGGHTWVKAIGRKAEPLHNIWLGRGQYGDKSIIEQAEDFLQASHQQPVQYSNPHIIFAFYNSVSSPMAEKLKEMGISVRGDIVAVNSLLDHPEELQPSESESDDEGPELLQVTRVDRENILASVAFPTEIKVDVCTRVNLDITTLITYVSALSYGGCHFIFKEKVLTEQAEQERKEQVLPQLEAFMKDKELFACESAVKDFQSILDTLGGPGERERAVMLIKRINVVPDQPSERALKLVASSKINSRSLTIFGTGDTLKAITMTANSGFVRAANNQGVKFSVFIHQPRALTESKEALATPLPKDCTTDNKH; translated from the coding sequence ATGGCGGAGCGTGGTTACAGCTTTTCGCTGACTACATTCAGCCCGTCTGGTAAACTTGTCCAGATAGAATATGCTTTGGCTGCTGTAGCTGGAGGAGCTCCTTCAGTGGGAATTAAAGCTGCAAATGGCGTGGTCTTGGCaactgagaagaaacagaaatccaTTCTGTATGATGAGCGAAGTGTCCACAAAGTGGAACCAATCAGCAAGCATATAGGTTTGGTGTATAGTGGCATGGGCCCAGATTACAGGGTACTTGTGCACAGAGCTCGAAAACTAGCTCAACAGTACTATCTCGTTTACCAAGAACCTATTCCCACAGCTCAACTGGTCCAGAGAGTAGCTTCCGTGATGCAGGAATACACCCAGTCAGGGGGTGTTCGCCCATTTGGAGTTTCTTTACTTATCTGTGGTTGGAATGAGGGACGGCCATATTTATTTCAGTCAGATCCATCTGGAGCTTACTTTGCCTGGAAAGCCACAGCAATGGGAAAGAACTATGTGAATGGGAAAACTTTCCTTGAGAAAAGATATAATGAAGATCTGGAACTTGAAGATGCCATTCATACAGCCATATTAACCCTAAAGGAAAGGAATAATGCTGTCAGCATGTCTGCACACTCCATGCTCTGTGAACGCATCACCATAGCCAAGGAGCTGATCAAGAGAGCAGAATCACTTTCCAGATCAAGAAAAGGGGGCATCGAAGGTGGTGCCAAGCTGTGCAGCAAGCTGAAGGCGGAATTAAAATTCTTACAGAAAGTAGAAGCTGGAAAAGTAGCTATTAAGGAGTCCCACTTGCAGAGCACTAACCTGACACACCTCAGAGCCATCGTGGAATCAGCAGAAAACCTGGAGGAAGTGGTCAGTGTTCTCCATGTCTTCGGTTACACAGACACCTTTGGAGAAAAGCAGACCCTTGTGGTggatgttgttgcaaatggtggTCATACTTGGGTGAAAGCCATTGGCCGCAAGGCTGAACCTCTGCATAACATTTGGTTGGGCAGGGGCCAGTATGGTGACAAAAGCATTATTGAGCAGGCTGAAGACTTCCTCCAGGCCAGTCACCAGCAGCCCGTGCAGTATAGCAACCCTCACATCATCTTTGCATTTTACAATAGCGTCTCCAGCCCCATGGCTGAGAAGCTGAAAGAAATGGGCATATCAGTGAGGGGGGACATAGTAGCAGTGAATTCTCTGTTAGATCACCCCGAAGAGCTCCAGCCCAGTGAGAGTGAATCAGATGATGAGGGCCCTGAACTTTTGCAGGTGACCCGGGTAGACCGAGAAAACATCCTAGCAAGTGTCGCGTTTCCTACAGAAATCAAGGTGGACGTGTGCACAAGAGTCAACCTGGACATTACTACTTTAATCACCTACGTATCTGCCCTCAGCTATGGAGGCTGCCACTTTATCTTCAAAGAAAAAGTGCTCACGGAACAAGCAGAGCAGGAGAGGAAAGAGCAGGTTCTGCCGCAGCTGGAGGCATTTATGAAGGATAAGGAGTTGTTTGCTTGCGAATCTGCTGTCAAGGATTTTCAGTCTATTCTAGATACCTTAGGAGGACCCGGGGAGAGAGAGCGAGCTGTGATGCTGATTAAGCGAATTAATGTGGTCCCAGACCAGCCTTCTGAGCGTGCCTTGAAACTAGTGGCTAGTTCAAAAATTAACAGCCGCTCATTAACAATTTTTGGGACAGGAGACACCCTGAAAGCCATTACAATGACTGCCAATAGTGGTTTTGTCAGGGCTGCCAACAACCAGGGTGTTAAGTTTAGTGTATTTATCCATCAGCCCAGAGCGCTTACTGAGAGCAAAGAGGCCCTAGCTACCCCCTTACCAAAAGACTGCACAACTGACAACAAACACTAA